AACTGTGTTTCTGTTTCTTAATTAATTCTGTTTCTTTTGTGCAACAATGTAGTCTAGTTAGGATGAGGATGAGTCTAGTTTGGATGAGGATGGGTGGCATGTACCCGATGATCATGATGGCCTTCTGGGCATTGGTGATGGTGTTCGCTTTAGGGCGGCACGTTGTCGAGGCGGACGACAAGGCAGCCGCCGATCTCTCCATCTACCCTATGGACGTATGCGTCACGCTTGGCTTCACCACGGCCCTCTGGTGCATCCTTGACTTCACAGCCGACCTTCCTCGCCGTGATGTCCGCGATATCATCCATTTCACCCTCGTCTGCGCTTCCCTGATGTTTATCTGGGGGTCTTGCATTACTGTGTCATCTCACCACCTCTTGGTCCGCGTCATGGCTGCTTCGACGACTGTTGCTGTCTTCTCGCTCATCAGGTGGCTTAATTTGGACGTCTTCTCGCTCATCAGGTGGCTTTGGAGACGTTATGACTTGAGAGCTCCCACATTTGGCTCTATGCACGTCTCTTATTAATATTTAGCTAGCTAGCTTTAGTTGATTATGAAAAAAAAAAACATATTTATGTAACAGAGGTTATTAATCTATTTATGCTTACAAGTTCTATACTTTACGTCTCAATCTTAGTTCTAGAAATTTCGGTGTCCAAGTGAATCTGAAGCAAAAACTAACTGCACAACAATCCCAAGTGTGACTAAGAGAGAGGAGGTGTTTAAGCATCTTGTAGATGACATTGGCTATTCAATACAAGCCCTATCAATGAAATGTGGGATTCTTACGGTTCTCGACATTAAGAAGTTCCAAGTTGCTTGTGAAGATTACTCTGTAGTCACCCTCGGTGTCTCTTATGTTCCTCAGTTGCTGGCTTCCTCAATCGCATTCGAAGAGGTCTCATTCCTTTTGTTTTGGTTTATAACTTTAAATTAGCTTAATGATCATGTTCCAACAATTTTTTGGACACAAAACTAGAAGAGTCTGTTTTATGAATATGACTAATTTGAAACCAAAGACTATAGGAAGTCATTTTAACGGGGACTCTTAAGTTGAGGACTTTTCGGCTTATCCAACTTTTCGATCTTATATCCACATCTTAACCGTTCAGTTTATAGGTATTTATAAGTAGATCATTTTTGTAAATTTTTAGCCATATTGAACCGATCATGAACTTGAACGTTTTATGTTTGACAAATTTGGTTCGTCCATTAATTTGATCTAGTTTGTTATATTAACGATCACTGATTTGACTGAAAATTTGTAGGGTTAATCTACACATATAGACCTAAAAACTGAACGGATGTCAAGATATGACCGAAAAATAAGTCTTTTAAACCAAAAGTCATCAACTAGTCTTCAACTTAAGAGTCAGAAAGGTTCCCAAAGACTATCATGCATATATTATTTATGAGTAGATTTCTATGCATATATTATTTATGAGTAGATTTCTATGGTGGATTTGGTGTCTGTTCCATACAGATAGCTTTCGGATAAAATGAAAATCAGCTGTTTTTTTTTTTTGGTAGTGTCACACACTCATACACAAGTCCTCGAACTGTTGTTTAGGTCTCTAGAAAAGGTTTCGAGTTCCAATTCCCATGAGTCCTCTTATTACGTTAGTTAGGTTCCACGAGTTAGGTTCCATAAGTTCCTTTTCTTTTTTTCATTTCACATTTTGTTTTGCTGGTGCCATAACCAGATGAAAATCAATATCAACATATCTAATCCAGATGCATGGAGGACAATTTCAAATAAAACGCAATGAGACAAACATGATGGGACGAGAGACAATTACAAGGATAAGTAAACAAGAAAATACAACATTACAACAGACATTATAGAGCCCAAGCTCCTCCGCTGAGTATTGCGAGCGCACAGATGCTGCTGCAGTTACAGCCAAAGCCATTGCAGATGTGCAATGATTAACGAACCCAATTTGATGAAGGCCTTCGCCAGATGTGGTGCAACGATAGCCACTTTCTTCAGCCTCTTGTTTGGCGAGTGTTGTAAGATTTGCAGCTTGAGCATTTCTGAGCCACAATATGGAACTGCACTTCTGAGCTCTTCCCGCAATCATTGCACAAAATTGGAACCAATTTATTCTGATATGGTTCGGGCATCGGCGTAGCTGCGATCTCCATGTCGTATTTCTCCCATACCTTGGACATATCACAGACTGACTTGGAGCAAAGAGGGCATGCGTACCTGTCACCAATACAGAAAGATAAGACAAATAAACCGGACAAGTTCTTATAAAGTTATAATGCTCTAGTCACAGAAATCAAAGAACATAGCCTCCAAATACTCACTGCATATGGTCTCTCATCTCTTTCAGACAATGCTTGTGAATGGTATGTCCACACGGCATCACCGTAACATCATTTCTTGAGTCGAATAAGAACTGCAAATCAACGGGGGTCATGTTCCGCACGTCACATAAATAGCAACAAGTACTTAAGAAAGATGATGCCAATCTCAAGGATCTGCAACCACTCTTCTTACCTCAAAGCAAACAGGGCAGTCATGATGCATTGCTCCTTCCACACAAGGGTGACTGTTTTTCAGCAGAATTGAGTAGCAGCAGCCTAAAAGATGAAGATGAGGTCAGTCTTACCACTTTACAAGCAATGCGTCCAATTTCTGTTTATTTAACAAACAAGGACACAAATTGGTCTTACCACATTTATTGCAGTGAAAGAAATTATCAGCTCCCCCAATTCTGTGAAGAAGAACACATGAAACAACAGTGGGTCAACATCCACCAGAGTCTCAACTAATTAGGAGGACAAGGAAAGAGATAAAGGAAAGTAACTGTACCTGCAGATTCCACATCCATGGCAATGGTACTGTCTCTTGGATATCTGCAAAAAAAGCAGAAACAATGTTCAGTCTCGCAAGCAAATAACGTTAAGGTATCTTCTCATGAAAAAAACCACATATGAAATGCCCAATTCAAAACCCTGCCATTCTCTAGTCTCCGGAAATAGTAAGCTTTGACATTGTGTTAAAACAGATTTGATGAAGTTGGGAACTTACATCGTCATCAAATAGCTTGCATGTCTCACAGAAATATTTGCCCATACATACACCACAGTTGACACAGACTTGTTGAACCTGGTAGCAGCAGCAACCGACAAAAGAATATTCAGGAAAATACATGCCGTACAGAACTAAGCAAAGATCTCAAATAATATACAGTAAAACAAATTAACAGCGACCCAACCCATAACTAGTTAATTACTCGCATTCCACATTTGAACACAATCTACACAATTTGATCACTTGGTATTAAATAACCAAACTCACCTCTTGCTCGGTGTTGCAAAGTGAACATATCACCTGAAACAACACACACACCTCATCAGCTATGAAGAAGAAGTATAGCTCATGAACAAAGCAGACCACGGAAAAGTGATGAACATAATAACTAAAGGACTTACATGTTTGACTTGATGGCGCGGTATGTCATGTCTAAGCTTTGGATCAACATTAATATTATTCTGCACACCAATACAAAATTCAATGAATGCTGATGCTAAAGTATCAACAGAAAATAATCACAGATACAAATCATTAATATTTATTTGCATAAAACGCAAGCTGAATAATTTGGATACTGACCTTTGCTTCATTATGGCAATGGCGACAATCAACAATTTCATTGCAACAAGGAGCCCTAATGCGGCACCTTCGTCTATAATGTGAACATCTGCAATAAAGGGTGTATAATATTATTTCTCCTGACAGAGATAGAAGAAATTGAATTACAAGAGAAATAAAAAGAATATTACCCGAAGTCTCCAAGTCCTCTGTCTAAAGACTTGGACTTTTCATTGGCCTTTGCCTCTATTGTGACCATGCACTTCCCATTTGATGGATAAGAGTGGAAATTCTCCATCACTATCTCTGTGGCCATGATTTGCCTTCTCCAAATGTATGACAATGTTTATAAGCTGGCAAAAAGGTTAAAGCACCTGCATGTGTAAACACATTTAGGAACACTTGTTAAACACCTCAGGGATAGCTGCCAGTCAGCAAACACCCCATGACACTGCTTGCTTCTATACTGCTGAAGACTATTGCAATCAGCAACAACAAAATCCAACCAAGGTTGAACAGCTCCAATCAGCATTACTCCAAGAGGAGGATTCATCAAAACAAGTAGTTCTATAAGAACCCAAACAATAACTACAATGCAGCATTCAGGATCTCCAGAGCTTCCATCTGTTTAAAGTAAGAAATAACATTGCATCACTTGATTTCTCGAATCTGGAACCAAGTCCAACTATACTGGGCACACCGAACTGAAGTCCCAACCTATCGTAAAAGAAATATATCACACGATCAAATCTGTTCTAAATAGTTGGCAGAAAAAGGGAAAGGAGTGTAAGAGTTGGACAAATGTGTTGGTTTAATAGGCAGGACAGCCCTACCTCAAGTCCTCAATTGAATGTTCTGCATCACGTCACCACCGAGTACTGAACTCACCCAATAGACAAAGACTTAAACAGCTATATTCCATGATAGTAGATGACTCCCCTCAAGAACCACTGAATGCCGAGTAACACTAAAACTTGATGGGTTTCCAGAACTTATTTTAGTTACAATTTGATGGCTTTTAGAAACAACTTGGTGGATGAAAGTAAATAAGGATCAGAGATTTATTCCAAGTACGAGCATGCAAACTCGTAACCCAAGAGGAAACCCATGAAACCTTATAATCATTCATTCACTGGGACTTCAAAAGACAAGGAAACAGATGAGGATGGGTCCTAATCAATATTGCACGAGGCCATGAGGGTGCAGACGAGACAATCCAAATGATACTGTTTCACCAACAAGATCTCAGATAAGGAAAGTTTAAAGTGAGGTTTTCAGCAGACATGGGTGGCAACATGAAAAACAGTTTTATTTTTCATTTTTCTTTTTACTTCTAATATCTTCAATCATCAGAACCATGAGAAACAATCACCTCTATGAGTTGGCAATTTCACTCGCACTACAGCTAGGATCATCCTGCAAAATACTGCCGTACAGAAACCCTCGCTCATCCATATTTGAACACACCTGGAGCATACAGTATAAATAACTAGAGGAACAATCACCTCTTTCAATGCAATGAACCTTGAAGGACCAAAATTGATAAAGCACCCCTGCTTCCCTAAATGTGTCGGTATACCGCAGACACATTCCATGCTGCATGGAAACTGGAGCCTCAGATGCAAATTGGGACATCCCTAGTTAAAACCAACAGAGAAAAGTACCTGGTTTCTCCTTCCTCTATAAATCTCCACTGACCAAAACCAATTGCTTTCTCAAGCATAATCACCTAGGATAGAATCGACAGATAACCATAACAAATCACCAGCACTCACATGCAGCATGATTCAAAGCTAAAAATTCAGAAAGCGCAGTCCTCTCTCACCATTTCTCTCACACGAACTTCAGATCGAGATCATACCATGAGACTCGAGCTCAACCTGCTAACCGAAATTCCAAAACAGACACAAGCTGCTACACTACTAACACTAGCATATCATCTCAGCAGCTAAATTAAATCAGAAGGAGCTACTGTTCATCAGTACAGACACCATTTTCTACCTATAACCACCTAACCAAGCCATTGCGGCACCTCAATTCTTTCAGAAAATACACAAACAAACCAAATCACAATCATCATCAACAAAATCAAATCCACAATCCTCAGCCAAAAAGCAAGCAATCAAGAAGCTCAATCAAATCACATCCTAAGCAAATTCAAATCAACACACACAATTCAAAATCAGACGCACATAAAAATCATCACAAACCAACTCACCTAAAATCAAAGCTAAATTGAGTAAAATCAAATGAAGAACAAATACGAACTCTTAAAAGAACAACGAACTTTCAATCGGACGCAGTAGTCGCCGATCCGAATTTCGAGACTTAACACTGCGGCTCGAATCGCCGATCGGATTTCTATATATAATCCGAAGCTCCAAATCAGAGATAAGAGAGAAATGAAAGAAAACGATTTGACGATATAAGAGTGTGTCTGGGAATTCGAATTGGAGCAAAATTTATACACACAGCTGATGTTGTGATCTTCGAGAGCCTTCGAAGCCAAAGCTGTCATACTTTTTTGAAAGCTGTCATACAGTACTAATTGCCTGTAAATATCTCCCGGGGGAATTTGGATCGCCTGCGGGAGCGTCCACCGTAACTCAGATTACAAACGGTTGGATGTGTT
The window above is part of the Fragaria vesca subsp. vesca linkage group LG2, FraVesHawaii_1.0, whole genome shotgun sequence genome. Proteins encoded here:
- the LOC101296452 gene encoding RING finger and CHY zinc finger domain-containing protein 1-like translates to MATEIVMENFHSYPSNGKCMVTIEAKANEKSKSLDRGLGDFGCSHYRRRCRIRAPCCNEIVDCRHCHNEAKNNINVDPKLRHDIPRHQVKHVICSLCNTEQEVQQVCVNCGVCMGKYFCETCKLFDDDISKRQYHCHGCGICRIGGADNFFHCNKCGCCYSILLKNSHPCVEGAMHHDCPVCFEFLFDSRNDVTVMPCGHTIHKHCLKEMRDHMQYACPLCSKSVCDMSKVWEKYDMEIAATPMPEPYQNKLVPILCNDCGKSSEVQFHIVAQKCSSCKSYNTRQTRG